One genomic window of Legionella jordanis includes the following:
- a CDS encoding tetratricopeptide repeat protein, translating into MNPQALRLNKEGKKLLKSRQKQERSRQALNNFDEAIRLEPVFAEAWYNKGLAHLALKQYRLAVSSFSMAFALAPNSKVLKQIKLLKEEHLNTDFFVDGGLRGLICSEEYLNEFELMRTKHANVAKLSFKEQVAWINELMQFVYKYYDSHDKPFAFAISQTLLNKDNPNAKTYRLKVAGEFMAFQFADEPNQATAFADTYILKFISTALDDIFLDDAKIALRMMFETIHQFPRDERGKLLDHLPWAGNSWYFLEFCGSLFIADDQVDKENELGGLPLSYIYDRNNDQGEIIQNFFNAVLNETCLVKMAMLDIVKTDLKSLRQFFEVLSQRLNGHPIEQITISDLPNLHALMWYSKHSANYLRLMALLPNKGEEMNLSLIEGKTPSTPLAQLQVLMHTSSYSQSLKGRLAFLRSMQLVGEMFSIRSWGSHLKRLDFISTDRLSGAIRNGLCHAEDLESFDVLTHLENDEAQISALQKEFSLLKEYIQGDIVKREKHFPLWPNIESGYSTWEKPVRAYWEAVKSYYQVVPPFMPNLFVPKQPLLSVEEIKLVVSSLKPVRVGFFTEVIQMLKGGIPFFKIRSSDFKNLSGKELREPKRLLSLAEDNYKDKRTQAQAELSRKKQDLESKVRDSMDKVFPNIKAVGFNLFEELRKGNEAGVTNTPKQTTEETIKRLKNRMNLLKALMVESKVLREDHLSETGRVKPFLQTDIELLLSTSYVVAQIINMINKLSALGVLESIDADLKKDLVTLVALRNALEHSDPIEESSEITLFQMHSKVYEALAYVVEDLLGQYYCKIMAINESSITPPASATADPGERVKQERPVDLTAFVKARSTASPGTNSMAFFSSTPEVKASESSPGNLKSMEGVSLDRM; encoded by the coding sequence TTTAGCGGTAAGCTCTTTTTCAATGGCCTTTGCTTTAGCTCCAAACAGTAAAGTGCTTAAGCAGATAAAACTTTTGAAAGAAGAACATTTAAACACCGATTTTTTCGTGGATGGGGGGTTGCGAGGTCTAATTTGCAGCGAAGAATACTTAAATGAATTTGAACTCATGCGCACAAAGCATGCTAACGTAGCTAAATTAAGCTTTAAGGAGCAAGTGGCCTGGATCAATGAATTAATGCAATTTGTGTATAAATATTACGATTCCCACGATAAACCCTTTGCCTTTGCAATCAGTCAAACCTTGCTAAATAAAGATAACCCCAATGCCAAAACATATCGGTTAAAAGTCGCAGGTGAATTTATGGCCTTCCAATTCGCCGATGAACCAAACCAGGCTACGGCTTTTGCTGATACCTATATTCTGAAATTCATTTCCACCGCTCTCGATGACATTTTTCTTGATGACGCCAAAATAGCCTTGCGCATGATGTTTGAAACCATCCATCAGTTCCCACGTGATGAACGTGGCAAGCTATTGGATCATTTACCCTGGGCCGGAAACTCCTGGTATTTTCTGGAATTTTGCGGCTCGCTGTTCATAGCCGATGATCAAGTTGATAAAGAAAATGAATTGGGGGGGTTACCCCTAAGTTACATATATGACCGTAATAATGATCAGGGAGAGATTATACAAAACTTTTTTAATGCGGTCTTAAATGAAACTTGCTTGGTTAAAATGGCTATGCTTGACATCGTCAAAACAGACTTAAAGAGCCTGAGACAATTTTTTGAAGTCCTCAGTCAACGTCTTAATGGCCATCCAATTGAGCAAATAACCATTAGCGATTTACCCAACCTGCATGCATTGATGTGGTATAGCAAACATTCTGCCAATTATTTGCGTTTAATGGCTTTGCTTCCCAACAAAGGGGAGGAAATGAATCTGTCCCTGATTGAAGGAAAAACACCATCCACGCCGTTGGCTCAATTGCAAGTCCTGATGCATACCTCTTCTTACAGTCAAAGTTTGAAAGGGAGATTGGCTTTTTTACGGAGCATGCAACTGGTAGGAGAAATGTTCTCCATACGCAGTTGGGGCAGTCATCTCAAACGACTGGATTTCATCAGCACCGATCGCTTGTCCGGCGCAATTCGCAATGGCCTTTGCCATGCTGAAGATCTCGAATCCTTCGACGTCTTAACTCATCTTGAAAATGATGAAGCTCAAATCTCAGCTTTGCAAAAAGAATTCAGCCTTCTGAAGGAGTACATCCAGGGAGACATTGTCAAACGAGAAAAACACTTCCCTCTCTGGCCCAATATTGAATCTGGCTATTCCACCTGGGAAAAACCGGTTAGAGCATACTGGGAGGCAGTTAAAAGTTATTATCAAGTAGTCCCTCCCTTTATGCCTAACCTATTTGTACCTAAACAACCCTTGCTGTCTGTGGAGGAAATCAAATTGGTGGTATCCAGCCTTAAACCTGTACGGGTTGGCTTTTTCACCGAGGTTATACAAATGTTAAAGGGTGGAATCCCTTTCTTTAAAATTAGAAGCTCTGATTTTAAAAATCTAAGTGGTAAAGAATTACGTGAACCTAAACGATTATTGAGTTTGGCCGAGGACAATTACAAGGATAAAAGAACTCAAGCACAGGCTGAACTCAGCAGAAAGAAGCAGGATTTAGAAAGCAAAGTAAGAGATTCCATGGATAAAGTTTTTCCCAACATCAAAGCTGTGGGTTTCAACTTGTTTGAAGAGCTTAGAAAAGGTAATGAGGCAGGCGTCACCAATACTCCTAAACAAACAACCGAAGAAACAATCAAGCGTTTAAAAAATCGCATGAATTTGCTGAAAGCCTTGATGGTGGAATCCAAGGTTTTAAGAGAAGACCATTTATCTGAAACAGGAAGGGTCAAGCCATTTTTACAAACCGACATTGAGCTTTTACTCAGTACCTCTTATGTAGTAGCACAGATAATAAACATGATTAACAAACTGTCAGCACTTGGTGTGCTAGAGAGCATCGATGCTGATTTAAAAAAGGACTTAGTGACCTTAGTGGCCTTAAGAAACGCTCTTGAGCATTCTGATCCCATAGAGGAAAGCAGCGAGATAACCCTCTTCCAAATGCACAGCAAAGTCTATGAAGCTTTGGCATATGTCGTTGAAGATTTACTGGGTCAATATTACTGTAAAATCATGGCCATCAATGAAAGCAGCATCACTCCTCCTGCCTCCGCTACTGCAGATCCTGGGGAACGGGTCAAACAGGAACGCCCAGTTGATCTCACCGCTTTCGTGAAAGCAAGGAGTACCGCATCTCCCGGAACAAACTCAATGGCTTTCTTCTCCTCAACCCCTGAAGTGAAAGCCTCAGAATCTTCTCCAGGAAACTTAAAATCAATGGAAGGGGTTAGCCTAGATAGGATGTAA